A genomic region of Vitreoscilla filiformis contains the following coding sequences:
- a CDS encoding EpsD family peptidyl-prolyl cis-trans isomerase: MQQQSSRHNGRISGMWATTVLLATTFALTGCGGGEEKNDPTQVAARVNGQDVTVHQLNFRLQQARLRPEDTEEASKVFLNQLIDQELVVQKALDQKLDKTPRVLQALEAARREVLARAYVEQVTANPLRPQENQIKQYYQDHPELFSKRQIYLLQEFVLPNVPQEKIEEVRRQALSAKSPSEFANWVKSSDLRANSSAAQRPAEQIPMDLLTKLAALGDGSALVVQDKGPAMRILFRSASRPDPVDFERARPAVEQFLVNMARRDTLNNDLRLLRESAKVEYQGKFSGMKFQVESASSPASGVTLQPTTEAASQVQLSNPTTGGTTVSLPGQTSPSIQVSLPDVASQPQK; this comes from the coding sequence ATGCAACAGCAATCTTCACGGCACAACGGGCGGATCTCCGGGATGTGGGCCACCACCGTGCTGCTGGCCACCACTTTTGCCCTGACAGGCTGTGGCGGCGGGGAAGAGAAAAATGATCCCACCCAAGTCGCTGCCCGGGTCAACGGCCAAGACGTCACCGTTCACCAACTGAATTTCCGGCTGCAACAGGCCCGCCTGCGCCCCGAAGATACCGAAGAGGCCAGCAAAGTGTTCCTGAATCAGCTCATCGACCAAGAGCTGGTGGTGCAAAAAGCCCTGGATCAAAAACTCGATAAAACCCCGCGTGTTTTACAAGCCCTGGAAGCAGCCCGGCGCGAGGTGCTGGCACGAGCGTATGTCGAGCAGGTGACGGCCAATCCGCTGCGCCCGCAGGAAAATCAAATCAAGCAGTATTATCAAGACCATCCTGAGCTGTTCTCTAAGCGTCAGATTTATTTGTTGCAAGAGTTTGTGCTGCCCAACGTTCCGCAGGAAAAAATCGAGGAAGTGCGCCGGCAAGCGCTCAGCGCCAAATCCCCCAGTGAGTTCGCCAACTGGGTGAAATCCTCGGATCTGCGGGCCAACAGCAGCGCCGCCCAGCGACCCGCCGAACAAATCCCCATGGATCTGCTGACCAAACTGGCCGCCCTCGGCGATGGCTCGGCCCTGGTCGTGCAGGACAAGGGCCCGGCCATGCGCATCCTGTTCCGTTCGGCCAGCCGCCCCGACCCGGTGGACTTCGAGCGCGCACGCCCCGCCGTCGAGCAGTTCTTGGTCAACATGGCCCGCCGGGACACCCTGAACAACGACCTGCGCCTGCTGCGCGAATCGGCCAAGGTCGAATACCAAGGCAAGTTTTCGGGCATGAAATTCCAGGTGGAATCCGCGTCGTCCCCCGCCTCTGGCGTGACGCTGCAACCCACCACGGAAGCCGCTTCCCAAGTGCAACTGTCCAACCCCACCACGGGGGGCACCACCGTCAGCCTGCCCGGGCAGACCAGCCCCAGCATCCAAGTGTCTTTGCCGGACGTGGCCTCA
- a CDS encoding CpsD/CapB family tyrosine-protein kinase has translation MDLPAPRSQRIGDWLVAHGALQPDDIPRVLTYQATHPVRFGEAALALGLVTPQGIQQALACQFGHVVASPERCQRSPELTLLHQPHGLHAESIRATRAQLLLRMATGPQDVSTHLRTLAVVSAESGEGRTRLAANLAVSLAQLGRRTLLIDADLRRPRQHQVFDLPGPHGGLAALLADPSAAEAIQAVDDMAPLFVLPSGTVPVHPLELLESPGFTALLAELSQRFDHIVLDTPAYTTGSDVLAICARCQASLLVVRPQHTRTRHARALIDALRHSGTLMLGTVIHDF, from the coding sequence ATGGATCTGCCTGCCCCGCGTTCACAGCGCATCGGTGATTGGCTGGTCGCGCACGGTGCGCTTCAACCCGATGACATCCCCCGGGTGCTGACCTACCAAGCCACGCACCCCGTGCGTTTCGGCGAAGCGGCCCTGGCCCTGGGCCTGGTGACCCCCCAGGGGATACAGCAAGCGTTGGCTTGCCAGTTTGGCCATGTCGTGGCCAGCCCCGAACGGTGCCAGCGCAGCCCCGAGTTGACCCTGTTGCACCAGCCCCACGGCCTGCACGCCGAATCGATCCGGGCGACCCGGGCGCAGTTGCTGCTGCGCATGGCCACGGGCCCCCAAGACGTGAGCACACACTTACGAACCTTGGCGGTGGTGAGTGCCGAATCTGGCGAAGGGCGTACCCGGTTGGCGGCCAACCTCGCGGTGTCGCTGGCCCAACTGGGCCGGCGCACCTTGCTCATCGACGCCGACTTGCGCCGGCCACGCCAACACCAGGTGTTCGACCTCCCTGGACCCCATGGCGGGTTGGCCGCGCTGTTGGCCGATCCGAGCGCTGCCGAGGCCATTCAAGCCGTGGATGACATGGCACCGTTGTTCGTCCTGCCCAGTGGCACGGTGCCTGTTCATCCGTTGGAGCTGCTGGAGAGTCCGGGTTTCACGGCCCTGTTGGCCGAGCTGAGTCAACGCTTCGACCACATCGTGTTGGACACCCCCGCCTACACCACCGGCTCCGACGTGCTGGCCATCTGCGCACGCTGCCAGGCTTCGCTGTTGGTGGTGCGCCCGCAGCACACCCGCACCCGCCATGCCCGGGCGCTGATCGACGCCTTGCGCCACAGCGGCACTTTGATGTTAGGGACGGTGATCCATGATTTCTGA
- a CDS encoding glycosyltransferase family 4 protein yields the protein MKPTRVLIIAHGHPDFSRGGAEQAAYDEFRTLQQVPGVEPFLLARAPLHMGHGGTPFSVHREPGEYLFHSDMGDYFRLSQPIKHMVWSGFRRFLEHLKPDVVHFHHYMQLGVELLSEARRTLPQAQILLTLHEFWALCHREGLMVRTNQQLCEESSPRRCHQCFPEYSPEDFLLRQRFIQAHLAGVDHFIAPSEFLRQRYIQWGLPADRLHMIENGQAFALHAADDRPGSRPAHNFAFFGQINRWKGLDVLLEAMRIVLERRPEDAPLPMLNVHGANLEHQAPEVRQAIEAKLEALQPHVQFHGPYRKEDLQTLMDGIGWVIVPSIWWENSPLVIQEAFSLGRPVIAANIGGMAEKVRHNVDGLHFRARDPAALASTLEQALDDPALWPRLRAGIRPPPDIRTQVAQVLRLTGVPAASP from the coding sequence ATGAAGCCGACCCGTGTCTTGATCATCGCGCACGGCCACCCCGACTTCAGCCGTGGCGGGGCCGAACAAGCCGCTTACGATGAATTCCGGACGCTTCAGCAAGTGCCGGGCGTCGAACCCTTTTTGCTGGCGCGGGCCCCGTTGCACATGGGCCATGGTGGCACGCCATTTTCTGTTCACCGAGAACCCGGCGAGTATTTGTTCCACTCCGACATGGGGGATTATTTTCGCCTGTCCCAGCCCATCAAACACATGGTGTGGTCGGGTTTCCGGCGTTTCTTGGAGCATTTGAAACCGGATGTGGTGCATTTTCACCACTATATGCAGCTCGGCGTGGAATTGCTAAGCGAAGCCCGGCGCACCCTGCCCCAAGCGCAAATCCTGCTGACCCTGCACGAATTCTGGGCGCTGTGCCACCGTGAGGGCCTGATGGTGCGCACCAACCAGCAGCTCTGCGAAGAATCCTCGCCCCGGCGCTGCCACCAGTGCTTCCCGGAATATTCACCTGAGGATTTTCTGCTGCGCCAGCGTTTCATCCAAGCCCATTTGGCTGGGGTGGATCATTTTATTGCGCCGAGTGAATTCCTGCGGCAGCGTTATATCCAATGGGGTTTGCCCGCCGACCGCCTGCACATGATCGAAAATGGCCAAGCGTTCGCCCTGCACGCCGCCGACGATCGCCCCGGCAGTCGCCCGGCGCACAACTTTGCGTTTTTCGGCCAAATCAACCGCTGGAAAGGCTTGGATGTGCTGCTGGAAGCCATGCGCATCGTGCTGGAGCGCCGCCCCGAGGACGCACCGTTGCCGATGCTCAATGTCCACGGCGCCAACCTGGAACACCAAGCGCCCGAGGTGCGCCAAGCCATCGAAGCGAAACTCGAAGCCTTGCAGCCGCATGTGCAATTCCACGGCCCCTACCGCAAGGAGGACTTGCAAACGCTCATGGACGGGATTGGCTGGGTCATCGTGCCGTCCATCTGGTGGGAGAACAGTCCCTTGGTGATCCAGGAGGCGTTCAGCCTGGGCCGGCCCGTGATCGCAGCCAACATCGGAGGCATGGCCGAAAAGGTTCGCCACAACGTGGACGGCTTGCATTTCCGCGCCCGCGATCCAGCGGCGCTGGCCTCGACGCTGGAGCAGGCCCTGGACGATCCCGCCCTGTGGCCACGCCTGCGCGCCGGCATCCGTCCGCCACCGGACATCCGCACCCAAGTGGCCCAGGTGTTGCGCTTGACTGGCGTGCCAGCGGCGTCTCCCTGA
- a CDS encoding glycosyltransferase, with protein sequence MSHTESPPPRAFRTTSGPALPRTRLIDPREETPSPANRRLMGRRGTDTPGTYPAAHLLVEHCLPLHARLALVQGWLVDPARQIAALQATGEAPASDAPPIPLAPSPSTHTRLDVDAGMRTHYAQSGYVLAEGTAMGFCALVPLASDRTTVSLQALRVAGPPLSWELPVCDNPQALQTLLTPHMLQSWLLPALGDLLHDDELRTDLAPLLARVPPEVMTITPTPARLKIEHAVRIGSGLFISGWSFDAHGRPTPGGLLVQAQAAGAPLLMAATSRMSRPDVVASLSQERHLPDPNVGFIAWLPDTQDSPTATTWRFWHLDGQGGLAGCTAEVTPDTDPDVAARLLHLVPVTAPHMRQLYDLHLGPALEQLFTRQRRTSRPQVQTLQFGPVVADPPVSLIIPLYGRWDFIEYQLALFRQDPELRQHELIYFVDDPSIHDAIVDYWRSTWPLYEVPFTLAYAGENLGFAGANNAAISVARGREVLLLNSDIIPTTPGWLGRLREVLASQPDIGMVGPALLYSDESVQHAGMVFERYPHWGGLWTNLHPGKGWPAAWMLDGPTREVQALTGACVLMARELYQRVGGLDEGYIRGDFEDSDLCLKVRALGLKPYLVPDARLYHLERQSQGLRAQVTTRMLLTLFNCWRHSRRWDDAITRLTQELPA encoded by the coding sequence ATGAGCCACACTGAATCGCCCCCACCTCGCGCCTTTCGGACCACCAGCGGCCCCGCGTTGCCCCGAACGCGGCTGATCGATCCCCGGGAGGAAACCCCCAGCCCCGCCAACCGGCGCCTGATGGGCCGGCGAGGCACCGACACCCCAGGCACCTACCCGGCGGCCCACCTGTTGGTCGAGCACTGCTTGCCCCTGCATGCCCGCTTGGCCTTGGTGCAGGGGTGGTTGGTCGATCCCGCACGCCAGATCGCAGCTTTACAGGCCACTGGGGAAGCGCCTGCCTCTGACGCGCCTCCCATCCCCCTGGCCCCGAGCCCCAGCACCCACACCCGCCTGGATGTGGACGCCGGCATGCGCACCCACTATGCCCAAAGCGGGTACGTTCTGGCCGAAGGCACGGCCATGGGGTTTTGCGCCTTGGTGCCTCTGGCGTCCGACCGCACCACGGTGTCGCTGCAAGCGCTGCGGGTGGCAGGCCCTCCTCTGAGCTGGGAGTTGCCCGTGTGCGACAACCCCCAGGCTTTGCAGACCTTGTTGACGCCCCACATGCTGCAAAGCTGGCTGTTGCCCGCCCTGGGTGATTTGCTGCACGACGACGAGCTGCGCACCGACTTGGCCCCCCTGCTGGCCCGGGTGCCTCCCGAAGTGATGACCATCACGCCCACGCCAGCGCGTTTGAAAATTGAACACGCCGTGCGCATCGGGTCGGGGTTGTTCATTTCGGGTTGGAGTTTTGACGCCCATGGTCGTCCCACCCCCGGCGGTCTGCTGGTGCAAGCCCAAGCGGCGGGCGCCCCGCTGCTGATGGCCGCCACCAGCCGCATGAGCCGGCCCGACGTGGTCGCCTCCCTCAGCCAAGAGCGCCATTTGCCGGATCCCAACGTCGGCTTCATCGCCTGGCTGCCGGACACCCAAGACAGCCCCACGGCCACCACTTGGCGTTTCTGGCATCTGGACGGCCAAGGTGGCTTGGCCGGCTGCACCGCCGAAGTCACCCCCGACACCGATCCCGACGTGGCCGCTCGCTTGCTGCACCTGGTGCCCGTCACGGCACCGCACATGCGCCAGTTGTATGACCTGCATTTGGGCCCGGCCCTGGAGCAGTTGTTCACCCGCCAGCGGCGCACCTCGCGCCCGCAAGTGCAGACCTTGCAGTTCGGGCCTGTGGTGGCCGACCCGCCGGTGAGCCTCATCATCCCGCTGTATGGCCGCTGGGACTTCATCGAATACCAACTCGCGCTGTTCCGCCAAGACCCCGAACTGCGCCAGCACGAGCTGATTTATTTTGTGGACGATCCCTCGATCCACGATGCCATCGTGGATTACTGGCGCAGCACCTGGCCGCTCTACGAGGTGCCCTTCACCTTGGCTTATGCCGGTGAAAACTTGGGCTTTGCGGGGGCCAACAATGCGGCCATCTCGGTGGCGAGGGGGCGCGAAGTGCTGCTGCTCAACTCGGACATCATCCCCACCACCCCGGGTTGGCTGGGTCGGCTGCGCGAGGTGCTGGCGTCCCAGCCTGACATCGGCATGGTCGGGCCGGCGCTGCTGTACAGCGACGAGTCGGTGCAGCACGCTGGCATGGTGTTCGAGCGCTACCCGCACTGGGGTGGGTTGTGGACCAACCTGCACCCCGGCAAGGGCTGGCCCGCCGCCTGGATGCTGGACGGCCCCACCCGCGAAGTGCAAGCCCTCACCGGCGCGTGTGTGCTGATGGCGCGTGAGCTCTACCAGCGCGTCGGGGGATTGGATGAAGGGTACATCCGGGGGGATTTCGAGGATTCGGATCTGTGCCTCAAGGTGCGCGCCTTGGGCTTGAAACCCTACTTGGTGCCGGATGCACGGCTTTACCACCTGGAACGCCAATCCCAGGGATTGCGCGCACAAGTCACCACCCGCATGCTGCTGACGCTTTTCAACTGCTGGCGCCACAGCCGTCGCTGGGACGACGCCATCACCCGCCTGACCCAGGAGCTGCCCGCATGA
- the rsmI gene encoding 16S rRNA (cytidine(1402)-2'-O)-methyltransferase — translation MIAPTSAPTGFSLVQAAAAAAAHQNFPPATLYMVATPIGNLADFSLRAIHVLALVDAIACEDTRVSAGLLRHLGVDKPLLALHEHNESSAAPRVLERLGRGERVAYVSDAGTPAISDPGAALCAQAQAAGFRVMPLPGASSGVTLLSAAGDAHAATQGLGFSFVGFLPAKGASRQAQLEAALQRSGSVLLLEAPHRIEDLAQRLADTAPQRRVTLGRELTKQFEQIHTLLAVDLPAWLGADAQRLKGEFTQAIHAEAPPDVADAPPAVPDTALHVLRVLLAELPLKQAVSLATQITGVARNPLYQAALQLREAPEAPAP, via the coding sequence ATGATTGCTCCCACCTCGGCCCCCACAGGCTTTTCGCTGGTGCAGGCTGCCGCCGCAGCGGCGGCGCACCAGAACTTCCCGCCAGCCACGCTGTACATGGTGGCCACGCCCATCGGCAACTTGGCAGACTTCAGTTTGCGGGCCATCCACGTTTTGGCTTTGGTGGACGCCATCGCTTGTGAGGACACACGTGTCAGCGCCGGATTGCTGCGCCATTTGGGGGTGGACAAACCGCTCTTGGCCCTCCACGAGCACAACGAGTCCAGCGCGGCCCCTCGGGTGCTGGAGCGGCTGGGGCGGGGTGAGCGCGTCGCCTATGTCAGCGACGCGGGCACCCCCGCCATTTCCGACCCGGGTGCCGCCTTGTGCGCCCAAGCCCAGGCCGCTGGTTTTCGGGTGATGCCCCTGCCCGGAGCCAGCAGCGGCGTGACACTGCTGAGTGCCGCCGGGGACGCGCACGCCGCCACCCAGGGGCTGGGGTTCAGTTTTGTGGGTTTCTTGCCGGCCAAAGGCGCGTCACGACAAGCGCAGTTGGAGGCGGCCCTGCAACGCTCGGGCAGTGTGCTGCTGCTGGAAGCTCCCCACCGCATCGAAGACTTGGCCCAGCGCCTGGCCGACACCGCCCCCCAACGCCGCGTCACGTTGGGGCGCGAGCTGACCAAGCAGTTTGAGCAAATCCACACCCTGCTGGCGGTCGATCTGCCGGCTTGGCTGGGGGCCGATGCACAGCGGCTCAAGGGGGAATTCACCCAGGCCATTCATGCGGAAGCGCCGCCCGATGTGGCCGATGCGCCGCCCGCCGTCCCCGACACCGCCTTGCACGTCCTGCGTGTGCTGCTGGCGGAACTGCCACTCAAGCAAGCGGTCAGTTTGGCGACCCAAATCACCGGGGTGGCGCGCAATCCGCTCTACCAAGCGGCGCTGCAACTGCGTGAAGCCCCAGAGGCGCCCGCCCCGTGA
- a CDS encoding YraN family protein, protein MDKKQTEAAARRQATGQQAEDRALAYLEHQGLSLVRRHYQVARGPGRLGGEIDLIMRDRDGTLVFVEVRARVQAGYGGAAASVNAAKQRRLIWTAQHYLRGVPCWPPCRFDVVAITAGVLEWLPAAFEVQGVGRL, encoded by the coding sequence ATGGACAAAAAGCAAACAGAGGCCGCAGCGCGGCGACAAGCCACGGGACAACAAGCCGAAGATCGGGCGCTGGCCTACCTAGAGCACCAGGGGCTGTCGCTGGTGCGGCGGCATTATCAGGTGGCGCGGGGGCCTGGCCGGCTGGGGGGCGAGATCGACTTGATCATGCGGGACCGCGACGGCACGCTGGTGTTTGTCGAGGTGCGGGCACGTGTGCAGGCCGGGTACGGCGGAGCGGCGGCCAGCGTGAACGCCGCCAAGCAGCGGCGCTTGATTTGGACCGCGCAGCACTACCTGCGAGGGGTGCCGTGCTGGCCGCCGTGTCGCTTCGATGTGGTGGCGATCACGGCTGGCGTGTTGGAGTGGCTGCCAGCGGCCTTCGAGGTGCAGGGAGTGGGCCGCTTATGA
- a CDS encoding SIS domain-containing protein, whose protein sequence is MLEAHVQHFFFESADLINQVADILAGPVTEAAEAAVACLTAGGKLLVCAQRVDVSLAQGLCAALMHGFERERPGLPALLLEGSRWTTAVAPEDELATQIRTLGQPGDLLVVFAGTVGDDVRLLAAVAEAHARDLSVILLTGGEPGHWPDALAETDVWIPVAHERPLRVRELHGLVMHALCDAIDLQLLGEAG, encoded by the coding sequence ATGCTCGAAGCCCATGTGCAGCACTTTTTCTTTGAATCCGCCGACCTGATCAACCAGGTGGCCGACATCCTGGCTGGCCCGGTGACCGAGGCGGCTGAGGCCGCTGTGGCCTGCTTGACCGCCGGCGGCAAGCTGCTGGTGTGTGCCCAGCGCGTCGACGTTTCGCTGGCCCAAGGGCTGTGCGCCGCGTTGATGCACGGATTCGAGCGTGAGCGCCCGGGGCTGCCGGCGCTGCTGTTGGAGGGCTCGCGCTGGACCACGGCGGTGGCGCCCGAGGACGAGCTGGCCACCCAGATCCGCACCCTGGGGCAGCCGGGCGACTTGCTGGTGGTGTTCGCCGGCACCGTGGGGGACGACGTCCGCTTGCTGGCGGCGGTGGCGGAGGCCCACGCCCGCGATCTCAGCGTCATCTTGCTGACAGGGGGTGAGCCCGGACACTGGCCGGATGCGCTGGCCGAAACCGATGTCTGGATTCCCGTTGCGCACGAGCGTCCGCTGCGTGTGCGTGAGCTGCATGGGCTGGTCATGCACGCGCTGTGTGACGCCATTGATCTGCAACTTCTGGGCGAGGCGGGTTGA
- a CDS encoding BON domain-containing protein, which produces MMFPRRFWISSLLLASALNSGCVAPLLVVGGMAAGGVMVNADRRSAGTQLEDESIELKASGRVRTFMNGRSYHLNVTSFNRVVLITGEVMTAPERDAVAELVASVEQVRSVINESVVGFPSSLGERSQDALLTTRVRAALLESQNVNPGAFKVVTERGVVYLMGLATQAEADRAVALARNVSGVRKVVQAVEILSTDDVLNLRLGSGQTQNP; this is translated from the coding sequence ATGATGTTCCCGCGTCGTTTCTGGATTTCCTCCTTGCTGCTGGCCAGTGCCTTGAACAGCGGGTGCGTGGCGCCGCTGTTGGTGGTGGGTGGCATGGCCGCTGGGGGGGTGATGGTCAATGCCGATCGCCGCTCGGCAGGCACCCAATTGGAGGATGAGTCGATTGAACTCAAGGCGTCGGGGCGGGTGCGCACCTTCATGAATGGCCGGTCGTACCATCTGAACGTCACCTCGTTCAACCGGGTGGTGCTCATCACCGGTGAGGTGATGACGGCGCCCGAGCGCGACGCCGTGGCCGAGTTGGTGGCCTCGGTTGAGCAAGTGCGCTCGGTCATCAACGAATCGGTGGTCGGCTTTCCCAGCTCGCTGGGAGAACGCTCTCAAGACGCACTGCTGACCACTCGGGTGCGCGCTGCGCTGCTGGAGTCGCAGAACGTCAACCCAGGCGCGTTCAAGGTGGTGACGGAACGCGGGGTGGTGTACCTGATGGGGCTGGCCACCCAAGCCGAGGCCGACCGGGCCGTGGCGCTGGCGCGCAATGTGTCGGGGGTGCGCAAGGTGGTGCAGGCGGTGGAGATTCTGAGCACGGACGATGTGCTCAACCTGCGTCTGGGTTCCGGCCAAACCCAGAACCCGTGA
- a CDS encoding NAD(P)-dependent oxidoreductase: MNIPPRTYAPVTPHRVAFLGLGVMGGPMAAHLHRAGHEVCVYNRTAAKAQAWVAAFGGRCAATPGEAAQGAQIVFACVGNDDDLRAVTLGPQGAFAGMAPGAIFVDHTTASAEVARELSAQAQALGLHFIDAPVSGGQAGAVNGMLTVMCGGNAEPFDAMKPVALAFARAVTHVGASGAGQLAKMVNQICIAGLVQGLSEAIAFGERAGLDMHQVLDVIGQGAAQSWQLDNRGHTMVDDRFDFGFAVDWMRKDLGLVLQEARRNGARLPVTALVDQFYADVQTLGGGRWDTSSLIKRLR; encoded by the coding sequence ATGAACATTCCCCCGCGCACATACGCCCCAGTGACACCGCACCGTGTGGCCTTCCTGGGGCTGGGTGTGATGGGTGGCCCGATGGCTGCTCATCTGCACCGGGCTGGGCACGAGGTCTGCGTCTACAACCGCACAGCGGCCAAGGCCCAGGCTTGGGTGGCGGCCTTCGGTGGTCGCTGTGCGGCCACGCCTGGCGAAGCGGCGCAGGGTGCCCAAATCGTGTTCGCCTGTGTCGGCAACGACGACGATCTGCGCGCCGTCACCCTCGGGCCGCAGGGGGCGTTCGCCGGCATGGCGCCCGGGGCGATTTTTGTGGATCACACCACGGCGTCGGCTGAGGTGGCGCGTGAGTTGTCGGCCCAGGCGCAGGCCCTTGGTTTGCACTTCATCGATGCCCCTGTTTCCGGTGGGCAAGCGGGGGCCGTCAACGGCATGCTCACGGTGATGTGCGGTGGCAACGCCGAACCCTTCGACGCCATGAAACCCGTGGCCTTGGCGTTTGCTCGCGCAGTCACCCATGTGGGCGCCAGCGGGGCCGGGCAACTGGCCAAGATGGTGAATCAGATTTGCATCGCTGGTCTGGTGCAGGGCCTGTCCGAAGCGATTGCGTTCGGCGAGCGGGCGGGGCTGGACATGCACCAAGTGCTCGACGTCATCGGCCAAGGCGCCGCGCAAAGCTGGCAACTCGACAACCGAGGCCACACCATGGTCGATGACCGCTTCGACTTCGGTTTTGCCGTGGACTGGATGCGCAAAGACCTGGGCCTGGTGCTGCAAGAAGCCCGACGCAACGGCGCTCGCTTGCCGGTCACCGCTCTGGTGGATCAGTTTTACGCCGACGTGCAAACCCTGGGCGGCGGACGCTGGGACACCTCCAGCCTCATCAAACGCCTGCGCTGA
- a CDS encoding PilT/PilU family type 4a pilus ATPase, producing the protein MERDQASKFINDLLRLMISRGGSDLFITADFPPAMKLDGKVTRVSPTPLTGAHTMMLARAIMNDKQASEFESTKECNFAISPGGIGRFRVNAFVQQGQVAMVLRVIPTKLPNLEDMKLPPIIKEVSMTKRGLIILVGGTGSGKSTTLAAMVDWRNEHACDHIFTIEDPIEFVHPHKNSIVSQREVGIDTANWEAALKNALRQAPNVVLMGEIRDRETMEMAVGFAETGHLCMATLHANSANQALDRIINFFSEERREQLLMDLSLNMKALISQRLVPREDGRGRMAAIEILLNTPLASDLIFRGQIGDLKDLMKRSREVGMQTFDQALFDLYENHNISYEEALRNADSVNDLRLQLKLNGKRNRSSDLNSGTEHLKIV; encoded by the coding sequence ATGGAACGCGACCAGGCTTCAAAATTCATCAATGATTTGCTGCGGCTGATGATCAGCCGAGGCGGCTCGGACTTGTTCATCACCGCCGACTTCCCGCCGGCCATGAAGTTGGACGGCAAGGTTACGCGGGTGTCCCCCACGCCGCTGACCGGGGCGCACACCATGATGCTGGCCCGCGCCATCATGAACGACAAGCAAGCCAGCGAGTTCGAAAGCACCAAGGAGTGCAACTTCGCCATTTCGCCGGGCGGCATTGGCCGTTTTCGCGTGAACGCCTTTGTGCAACAAGGGCAAGTGGCGATGGTGTTGCGTGTCATCCCGACCAAGTTGCCCAACTTGGAGGACATGAAACTGCCGCCGATCATCAAAGAAGTGTCAATGACCAAGCGCGGCTTGATCATCTTGGTGGGCGGCACGGGTTCGGGCAAATCCACCACCTTGGCGGCCATGGTGGACTGGCGCAACGAGCACGCTTGCGACCACATTTTTACGATCGAAGATCCGATTGAATTTGTGCATCCGCACAAGAATTCGATCGTCTCGCAGCGCGAAGTGGGCATTGACACAGCCAACTGGGAAGCCGCGCTGAAGAATGCCCTGCGCCAAGCCCCCAACGTGGTGCTGATGGGCGAAATCCGCGACCGCGAAACCATGGAAATGGCGGTGGGTTTTGCCGAAACCGGCCACTTGTGCATGGCCACGCTGCACGCCAACAGCGCCAACCAAGCGCTGGATCGCATCATCAACTTCTTCTCCGAAGAACGGCGCGAGCAGTTGCTGATGGATTTGTCGCTCAACATGAAGGCCCTGATTTCACAGCGCCTGGTGCCACGCGAAGATGGTCGGGGGCGGATGGCCGCGATCGAAATTTTGCTCAACACCCCGCTGGCGTCGGACTTGATTTTCCGGGGGCAAATCGGCGATCTCAAGGATTTGATGAAGCGCTCGCGTGAGGTAGGCATGCAAACCTTCGACCAAGCGCTGTTCGACCTGTACGAAAACCACAACATCAGCTACGAAGAAGCTTTGCGCAACGCCGACTCGGTCAACGATCTGCGCTTGCAGCTCAAGCTCAATGGCAAACGCAACCGCAGCAGTGACCTGAATTCGGGCACGGAACACCTGAAAATCGTTTGA